One genomic segment of Corallococcus silvisoli includes these proteins:
- a CDS encoding DUF6232 family protein, producing the protein MGEPMAAVTVLHPVVPRREVERRPVAPLETADAAEPVLFQEGQVRVTRERLVVGGRTWALRDVLQVETVRRTPKVWPYLLVVGLGAVVGLPLLSWLSVSVTAMRGAYEAGLVFTALGFFASMAALLLVEDMHYLVLGLPGGARRVFGSRDAQLIARLAGTVRAARPQP; encoded by the coding sequence ATGGGTGAACCAATGGCCGCCGTCACCGTGTTGCACCCCGTCGTCCCCCGCCGTGAAGTCGAGCGCCGGCCCGTGGCTCCCCTGGAGACGGCGGACGCGGCGGAGCCCGTGCTGTTCCAGGAGGGCCAGGTCCGCGTCACCCGTGAGCGGCTCGTCGTGGGCGGCCGGACCTGGGCGCTGCGCGACGTGCTCCAGGTGGAGACCGTGCGCCGCACGCCGAAGGTGTGGCCCTACCTGCTCGTGGTGGGCCTGGGCGCCGTGGTGGGGCTGCCCCTGTTGTCCTGGCTGTCCGTCAGCGTCACGGCGATGCGCGGCGCCTACGAGGCGGGGCTCGTCTTCACCGCGCTGGGCTTCTTCGCCTCCATGGCCGCGCTGCTCCTGGTGGAGGACATGCACTACCTGGTGCTGGGCCTGCCCGGTGGCGCGCGGCGCGTCTTCGGCAGCCGCGACGCGCAGCTCATCGCGAGGCTTGCGGGGACGGTGCGGGCGGCGCGTCCCCAGCCTTGA
- a CDS encoding zinc-binding dehydrogenase has translation MEAVVLRQFGNAENLRLETVPVPRPGKGEVLLRVHACGVCYHDVINRRGNLPRTHVPAILGHEAAGEVVEVGPETVGWKVGDRAATLQRMSCGECALCLSGRNSLCKQDNRFFGEELQGGYAQFMVAPVRGLGRVPADLPWAVAATVCCTLGTAVHTLRTRAKVKAGETVLITGASGGVGLAAVQLAKVDGARVIAITSGEAKVAALKEAGADEVIVSRGLDFGSEARKRTQGQGVDVAVEIVGSATFDQTLKAMAPGGRVVVVGNLESGVVNLNPGLVIVKELEILGAYATTRVELDESLRLTAKGLIRPFVSEEVALADAGRAHFRLENREVAGRLVLVPPAA, from the coding sequence ATGGAAGCTGTCGTTCTTCGCCAGTTCGGGAATGCAGAGAACCTGCGTCTGGAGACCGTGCCGGTGCCCCGGCCGGGCAAGGGCGAGGTGCTTCTGCGCGTGCACGCGTGCGGCGTCTGCTACCACGACGTCATCAACCGCCGCGGCAACCTGCCCCGCACGCACGTGCCCGCCATCCTGGGCCACGAAGCCGCGGGCGAGGTGGTGGAGGTGGGCCCGGAGACGGTGGGCTGGAAGGTGGGCGACCGCGCCGCCACGCTCCAGCGCATGTCCTGCGGTGAGTGCGCGCTGTGCCTCTCCGGCCGCAACAGCCTGTGCAAGCAGGACAACCGCTTCTTCGGCGAGGAGCTGCAGGGCGGCTACGCGCAGTTCATGGTGGCCCCGGTGCGCGGCCTGGGCCGCGTGCCCGCGGACCTGCCCTGGGCGGTGGCCGCGACGGTGTGCTGCACCCTGGGCACCGCGGTGCACACGCTGCGCACGCGCGCGAAGGTGAAGGCCGGGGAGACGGTGCTCATCACCGGCGCCAGCGGCGGCGTGGGGCTGGCCGCCGTGCAGCTGGCGAAGGTGGACGGGGCGCGCGTCATCGCCATCACCTCCGGCGAGGCGAAGGTCGCCGCGCTCAAGGAGGCGGGCGCGGACGAGGTCATCGTGTCGCGCGGCCTGGACTTCGGCTCGGAGGCGCGCAAGCGCACGCAGGGCCAGGGCGTGGACGTGGCGGTGGAGATCGTCGGCAGCGCGACCTTCGACCAGACGCTCAAGGCCATGGCGCCCGGTGGACGCGTGGTGGTGGTGGGCAACCTGGAGTCGGGGGTGGTGAACCTGAACCCGGGGCTCGTCATCGTGAAGGAGCTGGAGATCCTGGGCGCGTACGCGACCACGCGCGTGGAGCTGGATGAATCCCTGCGGCTCACGGCGAAGGGCCTCATCCGTCCCTTCGTGTCGGAGGAGGTGGCGCTGGCGGACGCGGGCCGTGCGCACTTCCGGCTGGAGAACCGGGAAGTGGCGGGCCGGCTGGTGCTGGTGCCGCCGGCGGCGTGA
- a CDS encoding sigma-54-dependent transcriptional regulator, whose product MSSNAPAEARILVVDDHVEMGRMLQEPLVDAGWTVDLATGGEEALTLLRSRVYDAVLTDLRMEKVDGLDVLGAARAVDPELPVLLMTAFGGVESAVEAMRRGAYHYFTKPFRLDEVRLYLGRALEDRRLRAEHRALKQASQERSGLGALVGRSAPMRALYELIDRVAHAAAPVLLRGESGTGKELVARALHVEGPRASGPFVAVNCTALPGPLLESELFGHVKGAFTGATSVRRGLFVEAHGGTLFLDEIGDMPTELQARLLRVLEDGEVRAVGSDASRTVDVRVVAATHQDLEARVREGRFRADLFYRLNVVTLRVPSLKERGEDIPQLVEHFTARSRARNPRSRVTALSPEVVAALGAMPWPGNVRELENLVERLVVLVPRETVGLEDLRPHAPVPEGPANPLSQAQEGVWTLRKLEGEYIHWMVQHCGGNKTRAAELLGIDVSTIHRRERER is encoded by the coding sequence ATGTCGAGCAACGCGCCGGCTGAGGCCCGCATCCTGGTCGTCGACGACCACGTGGAGATGGGGCGCATGCTCCAGGAACCGCTCGTGGACGCGGGCTGGACGGTGGACCTGGCGACCGGCGGCGAGGAGGCGCTGACGCTCCTGCGCTCCCGCGTGTACGACGCGGTGCTGACCGACCTGCGCATGGAGAAGGTGGACGGGCTGGACGTGCTGGGCGCGGCTCGCGCGGTGGACCCGGAGCTGCCCGTGTTGCTGATGACGGCCTTCGGCGGCGTGGAGAGCGCCGTGGAGGCGATGCGCCGGGGCGCGTACCACTACTTCACCAAGCCCTTCCGCCTGGACGAGGTGCGGCTGTACCTGGGCCGCGCGCTGGAGGACCGGAGGCTCCGGGCGGAGCACCGGGCGCTGAAGCAGGCGTCGCAGGAGCGCTCGGGGCTGGGCGCGCTGGTGGGCCGGAGCGCGCCCATGCGCGCGCTGTACGAGCTCATCGACCGGGTGGCGCACGCGGCGGCGCCGGTGCTGCTCCGGGGCGAGAGCGGCACCGGCAAGGAGCTGGTGGCCCGCGCGCTGCACGTCGAGGGCCCGCGCGCCTCCGGGCCCTTCGTGGCCGTCAACTGCACGGCGCTGCCGGGGCCGCTGCTGGAGAGCGAGCTGTTCGGCCACGTGAAGGGGGCCTTCACCGGGGCGACCTCCGTCCGGCGCGGCCTGTTCGTGGAGGCGCACGGCGGGACGTTGTTCCTGGACGAGATTGGGGACATGCCCACGGAGCTCCAGGCGCGGCTGCTGCGCGTGCTGGAGGACGGCGAGGTGCGGGCGGTGGGCTCGGACGCCAGCCGCACGGTGGATGTGCGCGTGGTGGCGGCGACGCACCAGGACCTGGAGGCGCGGGTGCGGGAGGGGCGCTTCCGGGCGGACCTGTTCTACCGGCTCAACGTCGTCACGCTGCGGGTGCCTTCGCTGAAGGAGCGGGGGGAGGACATCCCGCAGCTGGTGGAGCACTTCACCGCCCGCTCCCGCGCGCGCAACCCGCGCTCCCGCGTGACGGCGCTGTCTCCGGAGGTGGTGGCGGCGCTGGGCGCCATGCCCTGGCCGGGCAACGTGCGCGAGCTGGAGAACCTGGTGGAGCGGCTGGTGGTGCTGGTGCCGCGGGAGACGGTGGGGCTGGAGGACCTGCGCCCCCACGCGCCGGTGCCCGAGGGGCCGGCGAATCCCCTCAGCCAGGCCCAGGAAGGGGTGTGGACCCTGCGCAAGCTGGAGGGGGAGTACATCCACTGGATGGTCCAGCACTGCGGGGGGAACAAGACCCGCGCCGCTGAACTCCTGGGCATCGATGTGTCCACCATCCATCGTCGCGAGCGGGAGCGCTGA
- a CDS encoding hydroxymethylglutaryl-CoA synthase family protein codes for MKKRVGIEALAVAVPRRYVDIEDLARARGVDPAKFTAGLGAKEMAVNDPGEDSVSLAATAAARLLQQQDVDPAKLGMLVVGTETGVDHSKPIASHVHGLLKLPRAMRTFDSQHACYGGTAGLMAAVEWIASGAAAGRSALVVCTDIARYGLKTAGEPTQGGGAVALLVSETPDLLAMDVGLNGVSTADVYDFWRPVGRREALVDGHYSITCYLDAMAGAYRGWRERALEQGLVRWDSKLPSEQLARILYHVPFCKMARKAHAQVRLCDLEDSGNGPATPEARDEAAKSQASYDAQVAKSLGLNARVGNVYTASLYLALAGQLHAEGAALANQRIGLLSYGSGSCAEFYSGVVGEKAPERMARADLDTVLAKRERVSVEEYERLMNLPYDAPEAIAPEPGTFRLAEIHEYRRKYAGGAA; via the coding sequence ATGAAGAAGCGGGTTGGAATCGAAGCGCTGGCGGTGGCGGTCCCTCGCCGGTACGTGGACATCGAGGACCTGGCGCGGGCGCGCGGCGTGGACCCGGCGAAGTTCACCGCGGGCCTGGGCGCGAAGGAGATGGCGGTCAACGACCCGGGCGAGGACTCCGTGTCGCTGGCGGCCACGGCGGCGGCGCGGCTCCTCCAGCAGCAGGACGTGGATCCCGCGAAGCTGGGCATGCTGGTGGTGGGCACCGAGACGGGCGTGGACCACTCGAAGCCCATCGCGTCGCACGTGCACGGCCTGCTCAAGCTGCCGCGCGCCATGCGCACGTTCGACTCGCAGCACGCCTGCTACGGCGGCACGGCGGGGCTGATGGCGGCGGTGGAGTGGATCGCCTCCGGCGCCGCGGCGGGCCGCTCCGCGCTGGTGGTGTGCACGGACATCGCGCGCTACGGCCTGAAGACGGCGGGCGAGCCCACCCAGGGCGGCGGCGCGGTGGCGCTCCTGGTGTCGGAGACGCCGGACCTGCTGGCGATGGACGTGGGGCTCAACGGCGTGAGCACCGCGGACGTGTATGACTTCTGGCGTCCGGTGGGCCGGCGCGAGGCGCTGGTGGACGGGCACTACTCCATCACCTGCTACCTGGACGCGATGGCGGGGGCGTACCGCGGCTGGCGCGAGCGCGCCCTGGAGCAGGGCCTGGTGCGCTGGGACTCCAAGCTGCCCAGCGAGCAGCTGGCGCGGATCCTCTACCACGTGCCCTTCTGCAAGATGGCGCGCAAGGCGCACGCGCAGGTGCGGCTGTGCGACCTGGAGGACTCCGGCAACGGGCCAGCCACGCCCGAGGCGCGCGACGAGGCCGCGAAGTCCCAGGCCAGCTACGACGCGCAGGTGGCGAAGTCGCTGGGGCTGAACGCTCGCGTGGGCAACGTCTACACGGCGTCGCTGTATCTGGCGCTCGCGGGCCAGCTGCACGCGGAGGGCGCGGCGCTGGCGAACCAGCGCATCGGCCTGCTGTCCTACGGCAGCGGCTCCTGCGCGGAGTTCTACTCCGGCGTGGTGGGCGAGAAGGCCCCGGAGCGCATGGCCCGCGCGGACCTGGACACGGTGCTGGCGAAGCGCGAGCGCGTGTCGGTGGAGGAGTACGAGCGGCTGATGAACCTGCCCTACGACGCGCCGGAGGCGATTGCGCCGGAGCCGGGCACGTTCCGGCTGGCGGAGATCCACGAGTACCGCCGCAAGTACGCGGGCGGCGCGGCGTAG
- a CDS encoding TetR/AcrR family transcriptional regulator has product MTPTGRKPDEGERYRTILETAARLICERGYEGTSMQEIAAACRMTKAGLYHHIQNKEQLLFAIMNYGMDVFEEQVLGPVADVADPIERLRQCMRQNIHLVTSGRSKEVIIILHEHATLTGEAREYIDRRKKRYVRFLEDAFAEANRLGRLRGVDPTVAAFSLLGMILWVYKWFKPDGRLTEEQIADGMVELLFPSLSLGASAPAPSEAPDDTPALRMVPRAASGEEPQ; this is encoded by the coding sequence GTGACACCCACGGGGCGCAAACCGGACGAGGGCGAGCGGTACCGGACCATCCTGGAGACGGCGGCCCGGCTCATCTGCGAGCGGGGCTACGAGGGCACGTCGATGCAGGAGATCGCCGCCGCGTGCCGGATGACGAAGGCGGGGCTCTACCACCACATCCAGAACAAGGAGCAGCTGCTCTTCGCCATCATGAACTACGGCATGGACGTGTTCGAGGAGCAGGTCCTCGGGCCCGTGGCGGACGTGGCGGACCCCATCGAGCGGCTGCGCCAGTGCATGCGGCAGAACATCCACCTGGTGACGAGCGGCCGCAGCAAGGAGGTCATCATCATCCTCCACGAGCACGCCACGCTCACCGGCGAGGCGCGCGAGTACATCGACCGGCGCAAGAAGCGCTACGTGCGCTTCCTGGAGGACGCGTTCGCGGAGGCGAACCGGCTGGGCCGCCTGCGCGGCGTGGACCCCACGGTGGCGGCGTTCTCGCTCCTGGGGATGATCCTCTGGGTCTACAAGTGGTTCAAGCCGGACGGCCGCCTCACCGAGGAGCAGATCGCCGACGGGATGGTGGAGCTGCTCTTCCCCAGCCTCTCGCTGGGTGCCTCGGCGCCCGCGCCCTCGGAAGCCCCCGACGACACGCCCGCGCTGCGCATGGTGCCGCGCGCCGCCTCCGGGGAGGAGCCCCAGTGA
- a CDS encoding DNA-binding response regulator, producing MASLRTTRALLLGADESLASLLADVLGDLGIALFLDAADAARPDLVLAHVERGEAILPVLTRARACASAAPVVILLPFADERLVSRALCQGARACFALGRPLDELRDLLRSHFPSLETTHG from the coding sequence GTGGCGTCCCTGCGCACAACCCGGGCCCTGCTGCTCGGTGCGGATGAGTCCCTGGCATCGCTGCTGGCGGACGTGCTGGGCGACCTGGGCATCGCCCTGTTCCTGGACGCGGCGGACGCGGCCCGGCCGGACCTGGTGCTGGCGCACGTGGAGCGCGGAGAGGCCATCCTCCCGGTGCTGACCCGCGCGCGGGCCTGTGCCTCCGCCGCGCCGGTGGTCATCCTCCTTCCCTTCGCGGACGAGCGCCTGGTGTCACGCGCCCTGTGTCAGGGGGCCCGGGCATGTTTCGCGCTGGGCCGTCCGCTCGATGAGCTGCGCGACCTGCTGCGCTCGCACTTTCCCTCGTTGGAGACCACCCATGGGTGA
- a CDS encoding LLM class flavin-dependent oxidoreductase: protein MIPFSVLDLSPVIAGGDPGQALRCTLDLARHAEAWNYQRYWLAEHHNMTGIASAATSVVIGHVAGGTSKIRVGAGGIMLPNHAPLVIAEQFGTLETLYPGRIDLGLGRAPGTDPRTSAALRRGLMGADSFPQDVVELQNYFKDPTPGQAVRAVPGAGLHVPLWLLGSSTFSAQLAAAMGLPFAFASHFAPAQMMSALHLYRTQFRPSDVLQKPYAMIGVNVFAADSDKEGQRLFTSLLQAFINLRRGRPGPLLPPVDSLDGQLNEMELAEIEHMLACTVVGSPDSVRDGLQSLIEQTGADELMITAQIHDHAARLRSFEIVAKVRDGLKAGDAPPAPSPQASR from the coding sequence ATGATTCCCTTCTCCGTACTCGACCTGTCTCCCGTCATCGCGGGAGGCGACCCCGGACAGGCCCTCCGGTGCACCCTGGATCTGGCCCGCCACGCGGAGGCCTGGAACTACCAGCGCTACTGGCTGGCCGAGCACCACAACATGACGGGCATCGCCAGCGCGGCCACGTCCGTCGTCATCGGGCACGTCGCGGGGGGCACGTCCAAGATTCGCGTGGGCGCGGGCGGCATCATGCTCCCCAACCACGCGCCGCTGGTCATCGCGGAGCAGTTCGGCACCCTGGAGACGCTCTACCCCGGCCGCATCGACCTGGGCCTAGGCCGCGCGCCGGGCACCGACCCGCGGACCTCCGCCGCCCTGCGCCGCGGGCTGATGGGCGCGGACTCGTTCCCCCAGGACGTGGTGGAGCTGCAGAACTACTTCAAGGACCCCACGCCGGGGCAGGCCGTGCGCGCGGTGCCGGGCGCGGGCCTCCACGTGCCGCTGTGGCTGCTGGGCTCCAGCACCTTCAGCGCGCAGCTGGCCGCGGCCATGGGCCTGCCCTTCGCCTTCGCCTCGCACTTCGCGCCCGCGCAGATGATGAGCGCGCTGCACCTGTACCGCACGCAGTTCCGTCCGTCGGACGTGCTCCAGAAGCCGTACGCGATGATTGGCGTCAACGTCTTCGCGGCGGACTCGGACAAGGAAGGCCAGCGCCTCTTCACCTCCTTGCTCCAGGCCTTCATCAACCTGCGCCGGGGCCGCCCGGGCCCGCTCCTGCCGCCGGTGGACAGCCTGGACGGTCAGCTCAATGAGATGGAGCTGGCGGAGATCGAGCACATGCTGGCGTGCACCGTGGTGGGCTCGCCCGACAGCGTGCGCGACGGCCTCCAGTCCCTCATCGAGCAGACCGGGGCCGACGAGCTGATGATCACCGCGCAGATCCACGACCACGCCGCGCGGCTGCGCTCCTTCGAGATCGTCGCGAAAGTGCGCGACGGCCTCAAGGCTGGGGACGCGCCGCCCGCACCGTCCCCGCAAGCCTCGCGATGA
- a CDS encoding ATP-binding protein → MRSTLLPILLLCAALASVGVGVWTLVKRSRTALVEQFAGDRQKQLDEAVGGVTDSLEEVGRNLRFAGELMSQPGSLAEHRRELRALLEAVGQYKAIAAYDGEGAERLLLFDRKPETPVSREGLVAEMAGTARRALLRPPGDVTTSPILDAANGGWLRILATALPATDGKPEGAVAVLVDTETFFAPLRIVTSDLEARMLLVGTHGQPTPASDPGLAEWFGRVGQKDAGVPAFAFLVTRLKAGARGMLPLSEHEAERLGLGRAEVVAVYTPIRMRGGSHWAVAALVSTATLRSHEQSLVVRLLGAGALVAFFLVAFAVYVVLARRRAVALQESRRHAARLAALHDRTRKILDHLPTGVLALTADGRISAVNEALRARVPGNVTGAPLLAAFPGAPAPVVERLDALVASAGREDRTLSLLGEPLALFGEEGTYNLHAVPLTVEDPKEEARVLLVVEDLSDVRALETKLLRAEKLATVGVLAAGIAHEIGTPLGVVRGRAEYVQGKLGPAHPQGPGLGVIVEQIDRVSRTLRQLLDFSRLQPAMVRPVALGPLATALHELLRAEAERRQVTLTLDVPESVPALAADADQLQQVLLNLTLNACDACREGGRVEVSASALAGPEEGAWGLVALTVRDDGCGIPKERINQVFDPFFTTKKRGQGTGLGLTMVAHVVRNHGGRVELESTPGQGTRVTVLWPVARAVPEERHVEQRAG, encoded by the coding sequence ATGCGGTCCACGCTCCTGCCCATCCTCCTGCTGTGCGCCGCCCTGGCGAGCGTGGGGGTGGGGGTGTGGACGCTGGTGAAGCGCAGCCGGACGGCCCTGGTGGAGCAGTTCGCGGGGGACCGGCAGAAGCAGCTGGACGAGGCCGTGGGCGGCGTCACGGACTCGCTGGAGGAGGTGGGCCGCAACCTGCGCTTCGCCGGGGAGCTGATGTCCCAGCCCGGGAGCCTGGCGGAGCACCGGCGCGAGCTGCGCGCGTTGCTGGAGGCGGTGGGGCAGTACAAGGCCATCGCGGCCTACGACGGCGAGGGCGCGGAGCGGCTGCTCCTGTTCGACCGCAAGCCGGAGACGCCGGTGTCGCGCGAGGGGCTGGTGGCGGAGATGGCGGGGACGGCGCGGCGGGCCCTCTTGCGGCCTCCCGGCGACGTCACCACGTCGCCCATCCTGGACGCGGCCAACGGCGGGTGGCTGCGCATCCTGGCCACGGCGCTGCCCGCGACGGACGGCAAGCCGGAGGGCGCGGTGGCGGTGCTGGTGGACACGGAGACCTTCTTCGCGCCGCTGCGCATCGTCACCTCCGACCTGGAGGCGCGGATGCTGCTCGTGGGCACGCACGGGCAGCCCACGCCCGCGAGCGACCCGGGCCTGGCGGAGTGGTTCGGCCGCGTGGGGCAGAAGGACGCGGGCGTGCCCGCCTTCGCCTTCCTCGTCACGAGGCTGAAGGCCGGGGCGCGCGGGATGCTGCCCCTGTCCGAGCACGAGGCGGAGCGGCTGGGGCTGGGGCGCGCGGAGGTGGTGGCCGTCTACACGCCCATCCGCATGCGCGGCGGAAGTCACTGGGCGGTGGCGGCGCTGGTCTCGACCGCGACGCTGCGCTCGCATGAGCAGTCGCTGGTGGTGCGGCTGTTGGGCGCGGGCGCGCTGGTGGCGTTCTTCCTGGTGGCCTTCGCGGTGTACGTGGTGCTGGCGCGGCGGCGCGCGGTGGCGCTCCAGGAGAGCCGGCGGCATGCGGCCCGGCTGGCGGCGCTCCACGACCGGACGCGGAAGATCCTCGACCACCTGCCCACGGGCGTCCTCGCGCTGACGGCGGACGGGCGGATCAGCGCCGTCAACGAGGCGCTCCGCGCGCGCGTGCCCGGCAACGTCACTGGCGCGCCGTTGCTGGCCGCGTTCCCCGGGGCTCCGGCGCCGGTGGTGGAGCGGCTCGACGCGCTGGTCGCGTCCGCGGGCCGGGAGGACCGGACGCTGAGCCTGCTGGGCGAACCGCTGGCGCTCTTCGGGGAGGAGGGCACGTACAACCTGCACGCGGTGCCCCTGACGGTGGAGGACCCCAAGGAGGAGGCGCGCGTGCTCCTGGTGGTGGAGGACCTGAGCGACGTGCGCGCGCTGGAGACGAAGCTGCTGCGCGCGGAGAAGCTGGCCACCGTGGGCGTGCTGGCGGCGGGCATCGCGCATGAGATTGGAACGCCGCTGGGCGTGGTGCGCGGCCGGGCGGAGTACGTGCAGGGGAAGCTGGGCCCCGCGCACCCGCAGGGCCCGGGCCTGGGCGTCATCGTCGAGCAGATCGACCGGGTGAGCCGCACGCTGCGCCAGCTCCTGGACTTCTCGCGCTTGCAGCCGGCGATGGTGCGGCCGGTGGCGCTGGGGCCGCTCGCCACGGCCCTGCATGAGCTCTTGCGCGCGGAGGCGGAGCGGCGCCAGGTGACGCTGACGCTGGACGTGCCGGAGTCGGTGCCCGCGCTGGCGGCGGACGCGGATCAGCTCCAGCAGGTGTTGCTCAACCTGACGCTCAACGCCTGCGACGCGTGCCGCGAGGGGGGCCGGGTGGAGGTGTCCGCCTCCGCGCTGGCCGGGCCGGAGGAGGGCGCGTGGGGGCTGGTCGCGCTCACGGTGCGCGACGACGGCTGCGGGATCCCGAAGGAGCGCATCAACCAGGTGTTCGACCCGTTCTTCACCACGAAGAAGCGCGGGCAGGGCACGGGGCTGGGGTTGACGATGGTGGCCCACGTCGTGCGCAACCATGGCGGGCGGGTGGAGCTGGAGAGCACGCCGGGGCAGGGCACCCGCGTCACCGTGCTGTGGCCGGTGGCCCGCGCCGTGCCGGAGGAGCGACATGTCGAGCAACGCGCCGGCTGA
- a CDS encoding CoA transferase subunit A: protein MNRARWCSLTEAVASIPNGASLAAGGFMLGRAPMALVLELVAQEKRDLQLISLPNPLPAEFLVAGGCLKRVELPFGALVLENRVRPLPCLKRAIEAGDIAWREHDGYRVVQRLRAASMGLPFIPAPDADVSELAEVDAPRTVEDPFTGRRVPVEPAYYPDVALIHARAADDKGNLLIEDPTTDLLVAGAAKRVIATVEERVSKLSRVTVPGFQVERVVLAPGGALPTGCLGKYPHDDAMLSAYLAAAEAGGAKDFLMSLRATRSAA from the coding sequence GTGAACCGCGCCCGGTGGTGTTCCCTGACGGAGGCGGTGGCCTCCATCCCGAACGGCGCGTCGCTCGCGGCGGGCGGGTTCATGCTGGGCCGCGCGCCCATGGCGCTGGTGCTGGAGCTGGTGGCGCAGGAGAAGCGCGACCTCCAGCTCATCTCCCTGCCCAACCCGCTGCCGGCGGAGTTCCTGGTGGCGGGCGGGTGCCTGAAGCGCGTGGAGCTGCCCTTCGGCGCGCTGGTGCTGGAGAACCGCGTGCGCCCCCTGCCCTGCCTGAAGCGGGCCATCGAGGCGGGCGACATCGCGTGGCGTGAGCACGACGGCTACCGCGTGGTGCAGCGGCTGCGCGCGGCCTCCATGGGGCTGCCGTTCATCCCCGCGCCGGACGCGGACGTGTCGGAGCTGGCGGAGGTGGATGCGCCGCGCACGGTGGAGGATCCCTTCACCGGCCGCCGCGTGCCGGTGGAGCCCGCCTACTACCCGGACGTGGCGCTCATCCACGCGCGGGCCGCGGACGACAAGGGCAACCTCCTCATCGAGGACCCCACCACGGACCTGCTCGTCGCGGGCGCGGCGAAGCGGGTCATCGCCACCGTGGAGGAGCGCGTGTCGAAGCTGTCGCGCGTCACCGTCCCGGGCTTCCAGGTGGAGCGCGTGGTGCTCGCCCCCGGCGGCGCGCTGCCCACGGGCTGCCTGGGGAAGTACCCGCACGACGACGCGATGCTGTCCGCCTACCTGGCCGCGGCGGAGGCCGGCGGCGCGAAGGACTTCCTGATGTCGCTGCGCGCGACGCGGAGCGCGGCGTGA
- a CDS encoding CoA-transferase subunit beta produces MATTTVDPTPAETVVSLLAREIGDGSVVATGVASPLVILAIAVARATHAPGLTYLACVGSLDPALPELFPSSEDLRYLDGRSAEVSIADLFDHARRGRVDTVFFGAAEIDPAGRTNMTASGSLEKPRAKFPGVAGAATLRQWVKNPVLLVPRQSRRNLVPQVQVATTRDPSRPVRLISDLGTYELGGPRGARLLSRHPWATVDAIAERTGFEFAVPDALPVTSLPDARTVEAIRALDPRNLRDALVGG; encoded by the coding sequence ATGGCGACGACGACGGTGGACCCGACGCCCGCGGAGACGGTGGTGTCGCTGCTGGCGCGGGAGATTGGAGACGGCTCGGTGGTGGCCACCGGCGTGGCGTCTCCGCTGGTCATCCTGGCGATCGCCGTGGCGCGGGCCACGCATGCGCCGGGGCTGACGTACCTGGCGTGCGTGGGCTCCCTGGATCCGGCGCTGCCGGAGCTGTTCCCCTCCTCGGAGGACCTGCGCTACCTGGACGGCCGGTCCGCGGAGGTGAGCATCGCGGACCTGTTCGACCACGCGCGCCGGGGCCGGGTGGACACGGTGTTCTTCGGCGCGGCGGAGATCGACCCGGCGGGCCGCACCAACATGACGGCGTCCGGCAGCCTGGAGAAGCCGCGCGCCAAGTTCCCCGGCGTGGCGGGCGCGGCCACGCTGCGCCAGTGGGTGAAGAACCCCGTCCTGCTGGTGCCCCGTCAGTCGCGCCGCAACCTGGTCCCCCAGGTCCAGGTGGCCACCACGCGCGACCCCAGCCGCCCGGTGCGGCTCATCTCCGACCTGGGCACGTACGAGCTGGGCGGGCCTCGCGGGGCGCGGCTGCTGTCGCGTCACCCCTGGGCCACGGTGGACGCCATCGCCGAGCGCACCGGCTTCGAGTTCGCGGTGCCGGACGCGCTGCCCGTCACCTCCCTTCCCGACGCGCGCACGGTGGAGGCCATCCGGGCGCTGGACCCCCGGAACCTGCGCGACGCGCTCGTCGGCGGCTGA